A region of Deinococcus rubellus DNA encodes the following proteins:
- the ccmE gene encoding cytochrome c maturation protein CcmE: MTTPVSQLPQARRRRKNPLPYLLAGAVLVGLLAYIIFGNLAQSIEYFVTPTEYQAEKASLQGRTVRIGGLVKAVKYDRQTLDLHFNVTDGGATFPVIYQGAVSDLFKENQGVVVRGVFNAQNVFQANELIVKHSEEYRVPRSQSELKDMLRNAKDANAEGQ; the protein is encoded by the coding sequence ATGACCACGCCTGTATCTCAGCTTCCGCAGGCCCGGCGGCGCAGGAAGAATCCGCTGCCGTACCTGCTGGCGGGCGCGGTGCTCGTCGGCCTGCTGGCCTACATCATCTTCGGCAACCTGGCCCAGAGCATCGAGTATTTCGTGACGCCCACCGAGTACCAGGCCGAGAAAGCCAGCTTGCAGGGCCGCACCGTCCGCATCGGCGGGCTGGTCAAGGCCGTGAAGTATGACCGCCAGACACTCGATCTGCACTTCAACGTCACCGACGGCGGCGCGACTTTCCCGGTGATCTACCAGGGCGCGGTGTCGGACCTCTTCAAGGAGAATCAGGGTGTGGTGGTGCGCGGCGTCTTCAATGCCCAGAACGTCTTTCAGGCCAATGAACTGATCGTCAAGCACAGCGAGGAATACCGCGTGCCCCGCAGCCAGAGTGAACTCAAGGACATGCTCAGGAATGCCAAAGACGCCAACGCCGAAGGGCAGTAA